From the genome of Vicia villosa cultivar HV-30 ecotype Madison, WI linkage group LG2, Vvil1.0, whole genome shotgun sequence, one region includes:
- the LOC131648524 gene encoding uncharacterized protein LOC131648524 has protein sequence MIIGSLNIRGGVSALNRRRIDEVIRRGKAEIFLLQETKITSLNEEVARSFWVSPDIGYSFSNSLGRSGGLLILWKAGKMEVVNSFKGEGYLGIKVLWKGDCYYVVNVYSSCDLVKKRLLWNELLRLKESFVDGEWIIGEDFNAVKDRKERKGRTGVVNNLEMGLFTEFINKSLLVDVPCKGKNFSWYSGDGKSMSRIDRFLVADNVVSRWGVIGQLIGERDISDHCPIWLEVDNSNWGPKPFRFNNEWFSFDSFLPFVRSGRT, from the coding sequence ATGATTATTGGGTCTCTAAATATTAGAGGAGGCGTTAGTGCGCTAAACAGGAGGAGAATTGATGAGGTGATAAGGAGGGGCAAAGCGGAGATTTTTTTGTTACAAGAGACGAAAATTACATCTTTGAATGAGGAGGTGGCGAGAAGTTTTTGGGTCTCACCGGATATTGGGTATTCTTTCTCTAATTCTTTGGGAAGGTCGGGTGGTTTATTAATTTTGTGGAAGGCGGGAAAAATGGAGGTGGTGAATAGTTTCAAAGGAGAGGGTTATTTAGGTATTAAAGTATTGTGGAAGGGTGATTGCTATTATGTTGTGAATGTTTACTCGTCTTGTGATTTGGTTAAGAAGAGATTATTGTGGAACGAGCTTCTTAGATTGAAGGAGTCTTTTGTTGACGGGGAGTGGATCATTGGAGAGGATTTTAATGCGGTTAAAGATAGAAAAGAGAGGAAAGGGAGAACGGGTGTGGTGAATAATCTTGAAATGGGATTATTTACGGAGTTCATTAacaaaagtttgttggttgatgtTCCTTGTAAGGGGAAGAATTTCTCGTGGTATAGTGGAGATGGAAAATCAATGAGTAGAATTGATCGTTTCCTTGTGGCGGATAATGTGGTGAGTAGGTGGGGAGTGATTGGTCAATTGATTGGTGAGAGGGATATTTCCGACCATTGTCCTATTTGGCTTGAGGTGGATAATTCAAATTGGGGTCCAAAACCGTTTAgattcaataatgaatggttttcttTTGATTCCTTTTTGCCTTTCGTGAGGAGTGGGCGAACATGA
- the LOC131648526 gene encoding uncharacterized protein LOC131648526, translating to MSGGRIEGNWGGGWQEVRRSRVFRNLKPVWDTFPLGGWLKNQGNSAKKVSSFYFSEFPVQTKAKEFFELFGCIGRVVEVSISPRRNKLGKCFGFARFIEVEDERMLGVRLDNVQILGKKIHANIPRFQRGSKREGEAEVRNKSNGRVFAKHQSVSQLIGVSAKERDDRSYVEVVAKRHRMGETSKEDIEKWGFKVDEHRRTRLSKAFVGRVKVPGSAYNIQTQFEMEGFFTIKATPMGGSLVLLEETEGGVIADLIGDGDKWWKCWFKDISIWKEDMVDTSKVVWISIFGVPVVAWSVDFFKQLAERFGSFICLDAQTENEDSYDIARIMISVEREVSIPERVVVNIDGNDFTLMIREDKLDAMRTNPGNRQTQNPSGESLDSDGFSVNDMQVDNEKSVGGDSIEYFENVSVNLEGVVSKDSIVEFSEEISAVK from the coding sequence ATGAGCGGTGGCCGGATAGAAGGAAACTGGGGCGGAGGATGGCAGGAAGTACGGCGGAGTAGGGTCTTCAGGAATCTGAAGCCAGTTTGGGATACTTTCCCTTTGGGTGGGTGGCTCAAAAATCAGGGAAACAGTGCGAAAAAGGTgtcttctttctatttttccgAATTTCCAGTTCAAACCAAAGCAAAGGAGTTCTTCGAGCTGTTTGGGTGTATTGGAAGAGTGGTGGAGGTATCAATTTCACCAAGACGAAACAAATTAGGAAAATGTTTCGGTTTCGCTAGATTCATTGAAGTGGAGGATGAGAGGATGCTGGGGGTGAGGTTGGATAATGTTCAGATACTTGGGAAAAAGATTCACGCGAATATTCCTCGATTTCAAAGGGGATCGAAAAGGGAGGGGGAGGCAGAAGTTCGGAACAAGAGTAATGGTCGGGTTTTTGCAAAGCATCAGTCTGTTTCTCAGCTCATAGGTGTAAGCGCGAAGGAAAGGGATGACAGAAGTTATGTTGAGGTGGTTGCGAAGAGGCACAGGATGGGGGAAACATCGAAGGAGGATATAGAGAAGTGGGGGTTTAAGGTGGATGAACACAGGCGGACAAGATTGAGCAAAGCGTTTGTGGGGCGCGTTAAAGTTCCAGGATCTGCGTATAACATACAAACCCAGTTCGAGATGGAGGGTTTCTTCACCATAAAAGCAACACCGATGGGTGGGAGTCTTGTTTTGCTAGAAGAGACGGAAGGTGGTGTTATTGCAGATTTGATCGGAGACGGAGATAAGTGGTGGAAATGTTGGTTCAAAGATATTTCTATATGGAAGGAAGACATGGTTGATACGAGCAAGGTGGTGTGGATAAGCATTTTCGGAGTTCCGGTTGTTGCTTGGTCTGTGGATTTCTTCAAGCAGCTGGCTGAACGTTTTGGTTCCTTCATCTGTCTGGATGCCCAAACAGAAAATGAAGATAGCTACGACATCGCAAGGATTATGATTAGTGTGGAAAGAGAAGTCAGTATACCAGAGAGGGTGGTTGTCAACATTGACGGTAATGATTTCACTCTGATGATACGAGAAGACAAATTGGACGCTATGAGAACAAACCCAGGTAACCGCCAAACTCAAAACCCTAGTGGAGAGTCTTTGGACTCGGATGGTTTTTCTGTTAATGATATGCAGGTGGATAATGAAAAGTCTGTGGGGGGAGATTCGATTGAATATTTTGAAAATGTTTCTGTTAATTTAGAGGGGGTAGTGTCGAAGGATAGCATAGTGGAATTCTCGGAGGAGATTTCGGCGGTGAAGTGA